One segment of Malassezia restricta chromosome V, complete sequence DNA contains the following:
- a CDS encoding dehydrogenase, with amino-acid sequence MLGLSALFPPAPKWNIDQVPDLTGRIAIVTGGNSGIGYETVRVLLSKNAKVYMAARSEERAQHAITDLAKLQLPGQVEWMLLDLASLESIKKFAGEYLTKVQRVDMLFNSAGVMNPVVGPTTKDGYELHVGTNSLGHHYLTLLLLPALRASAQATPDQPPRVCFTSSIAHRNSSPKGFDPTDVTGIHTSCYVPAHTRAYGQSKLYNILSANWFHRHYGKENIVFTSCHPGILESELVRDWDKGLNAIAIPLLKSTIFYPAHMGAITQLYLNTAPEAAGEGGSYYVAWARKYKSIPISRNERVQDAFAAWVNEQVAQHAS; translated from the coding sequence ATGCTGGGACTGTCAGCTCTTTTTCCACCTGCGCCCAAATGGAACATTGATCAGGTTCCTGACTTGACCGGTCGAATCGCCATTGTGACTGGTGGCAACTCGGGCATTGGATATGAGACTGTTCGCGTATTGTTGAGCAAGAACGCCAAAGTATACATGGCTGCCCGTAGTGAGGAACGCGCTCAACATGCTATCACTGATCTCGCCAAACTTCAACTACCTGGTCAAGTAGAATGGATGCTTCTTGATCTGGCCAGTCTAGAAAGCATTAAAAAGTTTGCTGGGGAATACCTTACCAAGGTTCAGCGGGTCGATATGCTCTTCAACTCGGCTGGTGTCATGAACCCAGTCGTTGGACCGACAACGAAGGATGGCTACGAGTTGCACGTTGGAACCAATAGCCTGGGTCATCATTATCTTACTCTACTTCTGCTGCCTGCATTGCGTGCATCAGCACAGGCCACCCCGGATCAGCCGCCTCGTGTCTGTTTTACCTCGAGCATTGCACATCGTAATTCATCGCCGAAAGGCTTCGATCCGACTGATGTGACTGGTATCCACACATCGTGCTACGTACCGGCTCACACCCGTGCATACGGTCAGAGTAAGCTGTATAACATTCTGAGTGCCAATTGGTTCCACCGCCACTACGGTAAAGAGAACATTGTTTTTACATCGTGCCATCCCGGCATCCTTGAATCAGAGCTGGTTCGCGACTGGGACAAGGGACTCAACGCTATCGCGATACCATTGCTCAAGTCGACCATTTTCTACCCAGCTCACATGGGTGCCATCACACAGCTCTATCTGAACACGGCGCCTGAAGCTGCCGGCGAAGGCGGCAGTTACTACGTGGCATGGGCTCGTAAGTACAAGTCCATTCCTATTTCTAGAAATGAGCGTGTACAGGATGCATTTGCTGCTTGGGTCAACGAACAAGTCGCCCAGCATGCGAGCTAA